A single Pantoea rwandensis DNA region contains:
- the napC gene encoding cytochrome c-type protein NapC translates to MKERLLRIWRWWRRPSRLALGTLLILGFAGGIIFWGGFNTAMEMTNREQFCIGCHEMRNNVYQEYMQTVHYNNRSGVRATCPDCHVPHEWGPKMLRKLQASKEVYAKVFGLIDTPQKFEETRIELAQNEWRRMKNNNSQECRNCHNFEYMDFTAQKTVAAKMHSKAVEDGQTCIDCHKGIAHHLPDMSEQKNGF, encoded by the coding sequence ATGAAAGAAAGATTATTACGCATCTGGCGCTGGTGGCGGCGCCCCAGCCGCTTAGCACTCGGCACGCTGCTGATTTTGGGTTTTGCCGGTGGGATTATTTTCTGGGGCGGTTTTAATACCGCAATGGAGATGACCAACCGCGAGCAGTTCTGCATTGGCTGCCATGAGATGCGCAACAACGTGTATCAGGAGTACATGCAGACGGTGCATTACAACAACCGCAGCGGCGTGCGTGCTACTTGTCCGGATTGCCATGTGCCGCACGAATGGGGCCCGAAAATGCTGCGCAAATTGCAAGCCAGCAAAGAGGTGTACGCGAAGGTGTTCGGCCTGATTGATACGCCGCAAAAGTTTGAAGAGACACGTATCGAGCTGGCTCAGAACGAGTGGCGCAGGATGAAGAACAATAACTCGCAGGAGTGCCGAAACTGCCACAACTTCGAGTATATGGATTTCACCGCGCAGAAGACGGTGGCAGCAAAAATGCACAGCAAAGCGGTGGAGGATGGGCAAACCTGTATTGATTGCCACAAAGGGATTGCGCACCACCTGCCGGATATGAGCGAGCAGAAGAACGGTTTTTGA
- the napA gene encoding nitrate reductase catalytic subunit NapA, whose translation MKVSRREFMKANAAAAAAVAAGLTIPSVTKAVTALGAPIRWEKAPCRFCGTGCGVLVGTQEGRVVASQGDPQAEVNRGLNCIKGYFLPKIMYGKDRLTQPLLRMTDGHYDKEGEFTPVSWDQAFDIMEQKFKAALKANGPESIGMFGSGQWTVWEGYAASKLMKAGFRTNNLDPNARHCMASAVVGFMRTFGMDKPMGCYDDIEVADAFVLWGSNMAEMHPILWSRLTARRLSDDNVKVAVLSTYRHRSFELADNGMVFTPQSDLAILNFIANYIIQNNKVDKAFLQNHVTLRKGVTDIGYGLRPSDPRQASAKNPDSGESTPISFDEYAKFVTEYTVEKASEMSGVEQDQLIALAELYADPNINVVSYWTMGFNQHTRGVWANNLCYNIHLLTGKISRPGTGPFSLTGQPSACGTAREVGTFSHRLPADMVVNNDKHRATAEKLWKLPQGTIPAKIGLHAVAQDRALKDGKLNAYWVMCNNNMQAGPNLTQERMPGWRDARNFIVVSDPYPTVSALCADLILPTAMWVEKEGAYGNAERRTQFWHQQVKAPGEAKSDLWQMVNFAKRFRVTEVWPEALIAQQPALRDKTLYDVLYANGQVNQFPLSEVADDRLNDEARDFGFYIQKGLFEEYASFGRGHGHDLAPFDAYHEARGLRWPVVNGKETRWRYREGFDSYVKAGEGVRFYGKPDGKATIFALPYEPPAEAPDAEYDLWFCTGRVLEHWHTGTMTRRVPELHRAVPQALLYIHPLDAKDRGFRRGEKVRVMSRRGETVATVETRGRNQPPKGLVFMPFFDAGVLANNVTLDATDPLSKQTDYKKCAVKLVKI comes from the coding sequence ATGAAAGTCAGTCGTCGAGAATTTATGAAGGCCAATGCGGCCGCAGCGGCGGCAGTGGCCGCAGGACTTACGATTCCCAGCGTCACCAAAGCCGTGACCGCATTGGGCGCCCCGATCCGCTGGGAAAAGGCGCCGTGTCGTTTTTGTGGCACCGGCTGTGGCGTGCTGGTGGGTACTCAGGAGGGACGTGTGGTGGCCTCACAGGGCGACCCGCAGGCGGAAGTGAACCGTGGGCTGAACTGTATCAAAGGCTATTTCCTGCCCAAGATCATGTACGGAAAAGACCGCCTGACGCAGCCGTTGCTGCGCATGACCGATGGCCACTACGACAAAGAAGGCGAGTTTACCCCGGTGAGCTGGGATCAGGCCTTCGACATCATGGAACAGAAGTTCAAAGCGGCGCTAAAAGCCAACGGGCCTGAATCCATCGGCATGTTCGGTTCCGGTCAATGGACGGTATGGGAAGGGTATGCCGCCTCTAAATTGATGAAAGCCGGTTTCCGCACCAATAACCTCGATCCTAATGCGCGTCACTGCATGGCCTCGGCCGTGGTGGGCTTTATGCGCACTTTCGGCATGGATAAGCCGATGGGCTGCTACGATGACATCGAAGTGGCCGATGCCTTTGTGCTGTGGGGCTCGAACATGGCCGAGATGCATCCGATTCTCTGGTCACGTCTGACCGCCCGTCGCCTGAGCGATGACAACGTTAAAGTCGCCGTGCTCTCTACCTACCGTCATCGCAGTTTTGAACTGGCCGATAACGGCATGGTGTTTACGCCGCAAAGCGATTTGGCGATTCTTAACTTCATCGCCAACTACATCATTCAGAACAACAAAGTCGATAAAGCTTTCCTGCAGAATCACGTCACGCTGCGTAAAGGCGTCACGGATATTGGTTATGGATTACGCCCGAGCGATCCGCGTCAGGCCTCGGCGAAAAACCCGGATAGCGGCGAATCCACGCCGATTAGCTTCGACGAGTACGCCAAATTCGTTACCGAATACACGGTAGAGAAAGCCAGTGAGATGAGTGGCGTAGAGCAGGATCAGCTGATTGCGCTGGCCGAACTCTATGCCGACCCGAACATCAACGTGGTCTCCTACTGGACCATGGGCTTCAATCAGCACACGCGCGGCGTGTGGGCCAATAACCTGTGCTACAACATCCATCTGCTGACCGGCAAAATCTCGCGCCCCGGCACCGGTCCCTTCTCGCTCACTGGCCAGCCTTCTGCCTGTGGCACGGCACGTGAAGTCGGCACCTTCTCGCATCGCCTGCCCGCAGACATGGTGGTGAATAACGATAAGCACCGTGCGACGGCTGAAAAACTGTGGAAGCTACCGCAGGGCACCATTCCCGCCAAAATCGGCCTGCATGCGGTCGCACAAGATCGCGCGCTGAAAGACGGCAAGCTGAATGCGTACTGGGTGATGTGTAACAACAACATGCAGGCGGGTCCGAACCTGACCCAGGAGCGCATGCCAGGCTGGCGTGATGCACGCAACTTTATCGTGGTGTCCGATCCTTATCCCACCGTCAGTGCTTTGTGTGCGGACTTAATCCTGCCGACGGCGATGTGGGTGGAGAAAGAGGGCGCTTACGGCAACGCCGAGCGTCGTACCCAGTTCTGGCATCAACAGGTGAAAGCGCCGGGCGAAGCCAAATCGGATCTGTGGCAGATGGTGAATTTCGCTAAGCGTTTCCGCGTAACCGAAGTGTGGCCGGAAGCATTGATCGCCCAACAGCCGGCGCTGCGGGATAAAACCTTGTATGACGTGCTGTACGCCAACGGCCAGGTTAATCAATTCCCGTTGAGCGAAGTGGCCGACGATCGACTGAACGACGAGGCGCGCGACTTCGGCTTCTACATCCAAAAAGGCCTGTTTGAAGAGTACGCCAGCTTTGGTCGCGGACACGGTCACGATCTGGCGCCATTCGATGCCTATCATGAAGCGCGCGGATTGCGCTGGCCGGTGGTGAATGGCAAAGAGACACGCTGGCGCTATCGCGAAGGCTTTGACAGCTATGTCAAAGCGGGCGAGGGCGTAAGGTTCTATGGCAAGCCAGATGGCAAAGCCACCATTTTTGCCCTGCCGTATGAGCCACCTGCTGAAGCGCCAGACGCCGAGTACGATCTGTGGTTCTGCACTGGCCGCGTGCTGGAACACTGGCACACCGGCACCATGACGCGTCGCGTGCCGGAGCTGCATCGCGCCGTGCCGCAGGCGCTGCTGTATATCCATCCGCTGGATGCCAAAGATCGTGGTTTCCGCCGTGGCGAGAAGGTGCGCGTGATGTCACGTCGGGGGGAAACCGTGGCGACTGTCGAAACGCGCGGACGTAATCAACCGCCAAAAGGGCTGGTGTTTATGCCGTTCTTTGATGCTGGCGTGCTGGCCAACAACGTCACGCTGGATGCCACCGATCCGCTATCGAAGCAGACCGATTACAAAAAATGCGCCGTTAAGCTGGTCAAAATTTAA
- a CDS encoding chaperone NapD, translating into MTHSILPESSWHVCGLVIQARSHAIPAVKQALLLLSDCEIAAEDSARGTLAVTLGAADSRALLDNIEATRNIPHVLAVSLVYHQQDETEYRHKEAS; encoded by the coding sequence ATGACGCACTCCATTCTCCCTGAAAGCAGTTGGCACGTATGCGGTCTGGTCATCCAGGCGCGTTCCCACGCCATCCCGGCAGTAAAGCAGGCATTGCTGTTGCTTTCTGATTGCGAAATCGCCGCCGAAGACAGCGCACGCGGCACGCTGGCCGTGACCTTAGGGGCAGCAGACAGCCGCGCCTTGTTAGACAACATCGAAGCCACCCGCAATATCCCGCATGTATTGGCCGTTTCTCTGGTGTATCACCAGCAAGACGAAACGGAATATCGTCACAAGGAAGCATCATGA
- the nudK gene encoding GDP-mannose pyrophosphatase NudK has translation MSLKINIIKDKLLSDNYFILRNFTYELTRSNGEVIRHKREVYDRGNGATILLYNRDKNTVLLIRQFRIATYVNGNASGELIETCAGLLDNDTPEDCIRKEAIEETGYEVGKVEKLFEAYMSPGGVTEIVHFFAAEYSDAMRANAGGGVEDEEITVLELPFPQALAMVKDGRILDGKAIMLLQYAQIAGWLRA, from the coding sequence ATGTCGTTAAAGATCAACATCATTAAAGATAAGTTACTGTCAGATAATTACTTTATCCTGCGTAACTTCACCTACGAACTGACACGTAGCAACGGCGAAGTCATCCGCCACAAACGCGAAGTCTATGATCGCGGCAACGGCGCAACCATCCTGCTTTATAACCGCGATAAAAACACCGTGCTGCTGATTCGTCAGTTCCGCATTGCGACTTACGTTAACGGCAATGCCAGCGGTGAATTGATTGAGACCTGCGCGGGTCTGCTGGATAACGACACGCCGGAAGATTGCATCCGCAAAGAAGCGATCGAAGAGACCGGTTATGAGGTCGGCAAGGTCGAGAAGCTGTTTGAAGCTTATATGTCGCCGGGCGGCGTGACGGAAATCGTCCATTTTTTCGCAGCAGAATACAGCGATGCGATGCGCGCCAATGCCGGTGGTGGCGTGGAAGATGAAGAAATCACCGTGCTGGAGTTGCCTTTCCCGCAAGCGCTGGCGATGGTGAAAGACGGCCGCATCCTCGATGGTAAAGCGATTATGCTGCTGCAATATGCGCAAATTGCGGGGTGGCTGAGAGCTTAA
- the napB gene encoding nitrate reductase cytochrome c-type subunit, producing the protein MKPLFTLITVAALTLGGVVYAGHGVDLTQSPEVTATQQGTIHQPKEQSRKPLNYVNQPPVIPHSVDGYQVTKNVNRCLQCHGTQSYLTTGAPRVSPTHFTDRDGLVSSTVSPRRYFCLQCHVPQTDAKPVVENTFKSANGFGQ; encoded by the coding sequence ATGAAACCCTTATTTACTCTTATCACCGTTGCCGCCCTGACGCTGGGCGGCGTGGTTTACGCGGGTCATGGCGTGGATCTCACGCAATCCCCGGAAGTCACGGCCACGCAGCAGGGCACGATCCATCAGCCAAAAGAGCAGAGCCGCAAACCGCTGAACTACGTGAATCAGCCGCCGGTGATCCCGCACAGCGTCGATGGCTATCAGGTGACGAAAAACGTCAACCGCTGCCTGCAGTGCCATGGCACACAAAGTTACCTGACCACCGGCGCACCGCGCGTGAGCCCAACACACTTTACCGATCGCGATGGCCTGGTGAGCAGCACGGTATCGCCGCGTCGCTACTTCTGCTTGCAGTGCCACGTCCCGCAGACCGATGCCAAACCGGTGGTGGAGAACACCTTTAAATCGGCCAATGGCTTTGGGCAGTGA